The following coding sequences lie in one Zingiber officinale cultivar Zhangliang chromosome 2B, Zo_v1.1, whole genome shotgun sequence genomic window:
- the LOC122045755 gene encoding disease resistance protein Pik-2-like, with translation METAITTKLVDFSFQSIAGKLGKMLEEEAALLAGVEDDVRYIVAEHKSITSFLTAIATRRNLDAELKNWAQELSEVAYDAEDSIDEFNYHLRSTQGFFKHFLRSIKLLKDRRNIATEIKKLKVQVEDIKKRHDRYFHPNEATSSGTVTGLDMTDRYSDPRIIGHFVEETQLVGINQSRDKIIGWVMDENCPELTAISLLGFGGLGKTTLAKTVYDDPIIVEGHFQPRAWIAVSQNYNIKELLKKIIRQISVNEKQIRDVSGCRDARLNTEQCLNMMDESQLVQTVRGHLHGKRYFIVFDDVWSVEAWESLSIALPQGKEGSRVIVTTRIKDVANTSCSRNRRFIFKISPLSPELSWELFCRKVFDAPDYNCPPELENIGREILQKCDGLPLAIVTIGGLLASKPDNNFEEWKDLRDHLRLEIQTNDMLSKINQILGLSYNDLPYYLKPCFLFLGIFPEDYEIGRKRLMRRWIAEGIVHGVDGLPDEKMAERCFSQLVNRSLVQPSEFDDNGTVRSCRVHDMMLDVIISISRKENFALVLNEQSTLTTIQPRHQRIRRLSWQGGSSGLGPNTELSHLRSFTSLGEDVPPLKDYRKHRLLREIDLEGCRAIHHFHRKSFSKLFLLKYLSLRNTWLDTLPDSIGDLQNLEFLDIRGTDIRKLPNSIVKLQKLVYLLAGPFIGFKFPKGIRKLKRLTTFGMARAHNVHSLQEIGELVHLHKLGIAFEDSDLSLRMVEEISALLSKLNGSLRSLKILHLENSSLKKALDEVALPPLLLCEIEINCRLGELPPWFASLKHVVKISLFRTQLQLEDLQVLRNLPALVNLQLGGESFVYNGENLVFDREGFAQLKLLTIARHNVSFEVGAVPSLEILKILGPNKSVNGVEHLHGLKEVHIHTGNENIIEMVKNIAANHSNRPKCFVKLHKSA, from the coding sequence ATGGAGACAGCGATAACTACGAAGCTTGTGGACTTCTCCTTTCAGTCCATCGCGGGAAAActagggaagatgctagaggaagaAGCCGCGTTGCTGGCTGGAGTTGAAGATGACGTCCGATACATAGTCGCCGAGCACAAAAGCATCACCTCTTTCTTGACGGCCATAGCAACCAGGCGCAATCTGGATGCTGAACTGAAGAATTGGGCGCAGGAACTGAGTGAGGTGGCCTACGACGCCGAAGACTCGATCGATGAGTTCAACTACCATCTCCGATCGACACAAGGTTTTTTCAAGCACTTCCTTCGCAGCATAAAATTATTGAAAGATCGCCGTAACATCGCTACAGAGATCAAGAAATTGAAGGTTCAAGTGGAAGATATTAAAAAAAGGCACGATCGTTATTTTCACCCAAATGAAGCTACAAGCTCTGGCACCGTCACTGGCTTGGACATGACCGACAGATACTCCGATCCACGGATCATTGGCCATTTTGTAGAGGAAACTCAACTCGTGGGCATCAACCAGAGTAGAGATAAGATCATCGGGTGGGTGATGGACGAGAACTGTCCCGAGCTTACAGCGATTTCTCTCCTCGGCTTCGGTGGTTTAGGGAAGACAACTTTGGCTAAGACTGTCTATGATGATCCTATTATCGTCGAAGGCCACTTCCAACCTCGAGCTTGGATCGCAGTGTCACAAAATTACAACATCAAAGAGCTTCTCAAAAAGATTATTAGACAAATTTCAGTCAACGAGAAACAAATCCGAGATGTTTCTGGATGCCGAGATGCCCGTTTGAACACTGAACAATGTCTGAACATGATGGACGAGTCACAGCTGGTGCAGACAGTCAGAGGCCATCTCCATGGAAAGAGGTATTTTATCGTTTTTGATGACGTTTGGAGCGTTGAAGCATGGGAAAGCTTGAGCATTGCATTGCCACAAGGTAAAGAAGGAAGTAGGGTCATAGTCACCACCCGCATTAAGGATGTGGCAAATACAAGTTGTTCTCGTAATCGTCGATTTATATTTAAAATCTCTCCTTTATCACCTGAGCTATCTTGGGAGTTATTCTGTAGAAAAGTATTTGATGCACCGGACTATAATTGTCCTCCAGAGCTAGAAAATATTGGCAGAGAAATCTTGCAAAAGTGCGATGGACTGCCACTTGCAATTGTGACAATCGGAGGTCTTCTAGCTTCCAAGCCTGATAATAATTTTGAGGAATGGAAAGACTTGCGCGACCACCTTCGTTTGGAGATACAGACTAATGATATGCTGTCAAAGATCAATCAGATACTAGGTTTGAGTTACAATGACTTGCCTTACTATCTCAAGCCttgcttcttgttcttaggcatcTTCCCTGAGGATTATGAGATCGGTCGGAAGCGTCTGATGAGAAGGTGGATTGCCGAAGGGATTGTGCATGGCGTAGATGGCTTACCCGATGAGAAAATGGCCGAGCGCTGCTTCAGCCAATTGGTGAATCGTAGCTTGGTGCAGCCGTCAGAATTTGATGATAATGGGACAGTGAGATCCTGCCGCGTCCATGACATGATGCTCGATGTCATAATCTCGATTTCAAGAAAGGAGAACTTTGCGTTGGTACTGAATGAGCAGTCCACGCTGACGACCATTCAGCCGCGACATCAGAGGATAAGACGCTTATCCTGGCAGGGAGGAAGCAGTGGACTAGGGCCTAACACTGAACTGTCCCACCTCCGATCCTTCACTTCACTTGGTGAGGATGTACCACCACTGAAGGATTATAGAAAACATAGGCTGTTGAGGGAAATTGACCTGGAGGGATGTAGGGCAATTCATCATTTCCACCGCAAGAGCTTTTCCAAGTTGTTTCTTTTGAAGTACTTGTCTCTAAGAAATACTTGGTTAGATACATTGCCAGATTCAATAGGAGACTTGCAGAATCTAGAGTTTTTGGATATAAGAGGAACTGATATTAGAAAACTACCCAATTCCATCGTCAAACTCCAAAAACTGGTCTATCTGCTTGCTGGTCCCTTCATAGGATTTAAGTTCCCGAAAGGAATAAGAAAGTTGAAAAGACTTACCACGTTTGGAATGGCACGTGCTCATAATGTGCATTCGCTACAGGAGATTGGTGAGCTTGTCCACCTCCACAAGCTTGGCATCGCTTTTGAAGACTCTGATCTATCACTCAGAATGGTGGAGGAGATCAGCGCCCTGCTCTCGAAGCTCAATGGCAGCCTTCGATCTCTAAAGATTTTGCATCTGGAAAACAGCAGTCTGAAAAAGGCACTAGATGAGGTAGCTTTGCCGCCATTGCTGCTCTGCGAGATCGAGATAAATTGCAGACTTGGCGAATTGCCTCCTTGGTTTGCATCTCTGAAGCATGTTGTCAAGATATCTCTGTTCAGGACACAACTGCAGCTCGAGGATCTACAAGTCTTGAGAAATCTCCCCGCTTTGGTCAACCTGCAACTAGGAGGTGAGTCATTCGTCTATAATGGTGAGAATTTGGTCTTCGATCGGGAAGGATTCGCACAACTTAAGTTGCTGACAATTGCACGGCACAACGTGAGTTTTGAAGTAGGTGCCGTCCCAAGCCTCGAAATCCTTAAAATATTGGGTCCCAATAAATCAGTCAATGGCGTAGAACATCTGCATGGGCTAAAGGAGGTTCACATCCATACTGGGAATGAAAATATAATAGAGATGGTCAAAAATATTGCAGCAAACCATTCAAATCGTCCCAAATGTTTTGTAAAACTACACAAGTCTGCTTAA